Proteins encoded together in one Meles meles chromosome 7, mMelMel3.1 paternal haplotype, whole genome shotgun sequence window:
- the LOC123946379 gene encoding PE-PGRS family protein PE_PGRS33-like: MNIISLTELGVAGRPVSTTVNAGSLGSPGVGPAFTTGHGPIPGGTGSLTAATRGGTAEGTEGFTTAAGSEKTGGGSAGPGTTLGDSAGTARGLQTERSTTGVAGRPVSTTVNAGSLGSPGVGPAFTTGHGPIPGGTGSLTAATRGGTAEGTEGFTTAAGSEKTGGGSAGPGTTLGDSAGMEIEGGKHLLPDGREAAGGF; encoded by the exons ATGAATATCATCTCTCTGACAGAACTCG GTGTTGCTGGACGTCCAGTTTCCACGACCGTCAATGCTGGCAGCCTAGGCAGCCCTGGAGTGGGCCCCGCCTTCACCACCGGCCATGGCCCCATACCAG GAGGAACCGGCAGCCTGACTGCAGCCACCAGAGGAG GGACCGCAGAAGGTACAGAGGGCTTCACAACAGCCGCAGGGAGTGAGAAGACAGGTGGAGGTTCAGCTGGCCCAGGCACAACCTTGGGAGACAGCGCAG gaaCAGCTCGAGGTCTCCAGACTGAACGTTCCACTACAG GTGTTGCTGGACGTCCAGTTTCCACGACCGTCAATGCTGGCAGCCTAGGCAGCCCTGGAGTGGGCCCCGCCTTCACCACCGGCCATGGCCCCATACCAG GAGGAACCGGCAGCCTGACTGCAGCCACCAGAGGAG GGACCGCAGAAGGTACAGAGGGCTTCACAACAGCCGCAGGGAGTGAGAAGACAGGTGGAGGTTCAGCTGGCCCAGGCACAACCTTGGGAGACAGCGCAGGTATGGAAATAGAAGGTGGAAAGCATCTTCTTCCTGACGGGCGGGAAGCTGCCGGTGGCTTCTGA